The proteins below come from a single Clupea harengus chromosome 21, Ch_v2.0.2, whole genome shotgun sequence genomic window:
- the LOC105892683 gene encoding desmin, with protein sequence SFSRLQEEIIQKEEAEHNLTAFRADVDTATLARLDLERRIETLQEEIAFLKKIHEEEIRELQAQMQETQVQVQMDMSKPDLTAALRDIRAQYESIAAKNINEAEDWYKSKVTDLNQAVSKNNEALKHAKLETMEFRHQIQSYMCEIDSLKGTNESLMRQMQEMEDRHGRDAGGFQDTIARLESEIANMKDEMARHLREYQDLLNIKMALDVEIATYRKLLEGEESRISRPMQAYSSLSFRETSPEHQRAASSEMHSKRSVLIKTIETRDGEVVSESTQHQEDAM encoded by the exons tccttctccagaCTGCAGGAGGAGATCATACAGAAAGAGGAGGCAGAACACAACCTGACTGCTTTCAGAGCA GACGTGGATACCGCCACCTTAGCCCGACTGGACCTGGAGAGAAGAATTGAGACCCTTCAGGAAGAGATCGCCTTCTTGAAGAAGATCCATGAAGAG gagatCCGCGAGCTGCAGGCCCAGATGCAGGAGACTCAGGTCCAGGTTCAGATGGACATGTCCAAACCGGATCTGACGGCGGCCCTCAGGGACATCAGAGCCCAGTACGAGTCCATCGCCGCCAAGAACATCAACGAGGCGGAGGACTGGTACAAGTCCaag GTGACGGATTTGAACCAGGCGGTGTCCAAGAACAACGAGGCTCTGAAGCACGCTAAGCTGGAGACCATGGAGTTCAGACACCAGATCCAGTCCTACATGTGTGAGATCGACTCTCTGAAGGGCacg AATGAGTCTCTGATGAGGCAGATGCAAGAGATGGAGGATCGCCATGGCCGCGACGCGGGCGGTTTCCAGGACACCATCGCCAGGCTGGAGTCGGAGATCGCCAACATGAAGGACGAGATGGCTCGACACCTGCGCGAATACCAGGACCTGCTCAACATCAAGATGGCGCTCGACGTGGAGATCGCCACCTACAGGAAGCtcctggagggagaggagagcag GATCTCCAGGCCCATGCAGGCGTACTCCTCCCTCAGCTTCAGAG AGACCAGTCCTGAGCACCAGCGTGCCGCCTCCTCTGAGATGCACTCTAAGAGATCCGTCCTCATCAAGACCATTGAGACTCGTGAtggagag